In Anguilla rostrata isolate EN2019 chromosome 1, ASM1855537v3, whole genome shotgun sequence, a genomic segment contains:
- the atp5if1b gene encoding ATPase inhibitor B, mitochondrial: MARLLRLNFRGFLATQIRMSSDQLGELGKGAGKGGGGGGSVREAGGAFGKKQAAEEERYFRMKEQEQLAALKQHHQEEIDHHKKEIERMQREIDRHVGKIRKLKHDD; this comes from the exons ATGGCGAGACTACTAAGACTGAATTTTAGGGGCTTCCTGGCCACGCAGATCAGGATGTCATCCGACCAG CTGGGCGAGCTGGGTAAAGGAGCTGGAaagggcggagggggcgggggatcTGTGAGAGAGGCGGGCGGAGCCTTTGGAAAGAAGCAGGCAGCCGAGGAGGAGCGCTACTTCAG gaTGAAGGAGCAGGAGCAGTTGGCTGCCCTCAAGCAGCACCACCAGGAGGAGATCGACCACCACAAGAAGGAGATCGAGCGAATGCAGAGAGAGATCGACAGGCACGTGGGAAAGATCCGGAAGCTCAAGCACGATGACTGA